One window from the genome of Lentibacillus daqui encodes:
- a CDS encoding class I adenylate-forming enzyme family protein, with translation MRKEKIGRDFTITERREALEERFPVWPRNTLATHFSKACRTYPDRPFVYIEDTQVTYQEVWENARVYAKSFLHFGVKRRDHIAVLMENDAVYPSLMIAASLVGAVFIPINTMLTKEELSYILRQSDSRFLIMHETIKGTDYAEMVSQLLDDPTFREESLLEQVFCMETVDRIDDDRFLDWHFFCSKSIAVSNTELEQRRGASEYPDEVAMIMYTSGSTGKPKGVMLTHDHLLRSSYSTCLSRAIEDGRVTFAPLPFYHCFAIIEGLLAMSFVGGALVSDARFTPLSALKKMEAYQANDFLCVPSMLVPLLNEPRVSEFDLSSLFAMWCGAAPAPIHVWENAVKTLGLTEICTGYGQTEVTSSGVTTEMGDPIERIATRVGRPKLGGVCGQPEFHGSVVEYKTIDPETGEDVTTGSIGALAVRGCTVTHGYYNKPDETARAIDKDGWLRTGDIGQIDEFGYIEVLGRTNDLYKVSGELVAPREVEEVIAEHPAVNQVFIVGVPDQITTEAGAAFIELKPGESCVRRDIIDWCASRVARFKIPRHVWFIEASDWPLTSTSKVQKFQLKEMAMERLGREK, from the coding sequence ATGAGAAAAGAGAAAATTGGCAGAGATTTTACCATCACAGAAAGACGGGAGGCACTTGAAGAACGATTTCCGGTATGGCCACGTAATACGCTTGCAACACATTTTTCCAAAGCATGTCGGACATATCCGGATCGCCCTTTTGTTTACATAGAAGATACACAGGTAACCTATCAGGAAGTGTGGGAAAATGCGCGTGTCTATGCTAAATCTTTCCTGCACTTTGGTGTAAAACGCCGGGATCATATTGCAGTACTAATGGAAAACGATGCAGTGTATCCATCATTGATGATTGCTGCGTCATTGGTCGGGGCTGTTTTTATCCCAATCAATACGATGTTGACCAAAGAAGAGCTTTCCTATATTTTGCGACAGTCCGATTCGCGTTTTCTTATCATGCATGAAACGATAAAGGGTACAGATTATGCGGAAATGGTCAGTCAGCTTTTGGATGATCCGACGTTTAGGGAAGAAAGCTTGCTGGAACAGGTCTTTTGCATGGAGACGGTGGATCGTATTGATGATGATCGGTTCCTGGATTGGCATTTCTTCTGTTCTAAATCTATTGCTGTTTCGAATACGGAATTGGAACAACGGAGGGGTGCATCGGAATATCCGGATGAAGTGGCGATGATCATGTATACTTCGGGGTCGACTGGCAAGCCCAAGGGAGTGATGCTGACACATGACCATTTGTTGCGCTCTTCATACAGCACGTGCTTAAGTCGGGCGATTGAGGATGGCCGGGTGACATTTGCTCCGCTGCCGTTTTACCATTGTTTTGCCATTATTGAAGGGTTACTGGCGATGTCCTTTGTTGGTGGCGCGCTTGTTTCGGATGCTCGTTTCACACCATTGTCGGCGTTAAAAAAGATGGAAGCCTATCAAGCAAACGATTTTTTATGTGTCCCATCCATGCTTGTGCCGTTATTGAACGAGCCACGGGTGTCGGAATTTGATTTATCATCTTTATTTGCCATGTGGTGTGGCGCGGCTCCAGCTCCGATTCATGTATGGGAAAACGCGGTAAAGACGCTTGGTTTAACGGAAATTTGTACTGGTTATGGGCAGACGGAAGTAACCTCATCCGGTGTGACCACTGAGATGGGTGACCCGATTGAACGGATCGCCACGAGGGTTGGACGCCCGAAACTTGGCGGTGTCTGTGGCCAGCCTGAATTTCACGGGAGTGTCGTGGAGTATAAGACGATTGATCCAGAAACAGGAGAAGATGTCACGACCGGTTCGATTGGCGCACTCGCTGTCAGGGGCTGTACCGTGACACATGGTTATTATAATAAACCAGATGAGACGGCTCGTGCAATCGACAAGGACGGCTGGTTGCGCACTGGCGATATCGGGCAGATTGATGAATTTGGCTATATAGAAGTGCTGGGGCGCACGAATGATTTATACAAAGTCTCGGGCGAATTGGTGGCACCGCGTGAAGTGGAGGAAGTGATTGCTGAGCATCCGGCTGTTAATCAAGTGTTTATCGTCGGTGTCCCGGATCAAATCACAACAGAGGCTGGTGCGGCATTTATTGAATTAAAACCAGGCGAATCCTGTGTGCGCCGTGACATTATTGACTGGTGTGCATCCCGGGTTGCACGTTTCAAAATCCCGCGCCATGTCTGGTTCATCGAGGCATCCGACTGGCCGTTGACAAGTACAAGTAAAGTGCAAAAATTCCAGCTGAAAGAGATGGCAATGGAGCGGCTTGGTAGAGAAAAATAA
- a CDS encoding ABC transporter permease: MRKKFRNVNLIFGGSILLFFICLMIISFFYTPYDVNAMHVSDKLQGPSATHWFGTDKFGRDILSRVMVGTQTGFLVGAIVVTMGLILGTLIGGIAGYKGGWIDEIMMRCIDGLMAFPGIILAIMIVAVFGTGILNTSIALGILATPGIARIARSGFMQQKELEYVEAAKSIGLHPVKIVFREILPNIYSPLIVAGSVAFAIALLAEASLSYLGLGVQPPDPSLGYMLKESQEYLSTSPWYALAPGITITMIVLGFYMLSNGVRDMTDVHGR, from the coding sequence ATGCGAAAGAAATTCAGGAACGTTAACCTTATATTTGGCGGCAGTATTCTTCTTTTCTTTATATGTTTGATGATCATCAGCTTTTTTTATACGCCCTATGATGTGAACGCGATGCATGTGAGTGATAAACTACAGGGCCCTAGTGCCACGCATTGGTTTGGCACCGATAAATTTGGCAGGGATATTTTAAGCCGGGTCATGGTTGGTACGCAAACCGGATTTTTGGTCGGGGCAATTGTAGTTACCATGGGACTCATTCTAGGAACTCTCATTGGCGGAATTGCTGGCTATAAGGGTGGCTGGATCGATGAAATTATGATGCGGTGTATTGATGGACTCATGGCATTTCCGGGAATCATTCTAGCAATCATGATTGTGGCAGTTTTTGGAACGGGTATTCTGAATACATCCATTGCACTCGGGATTTTGGCAACCCCTGGTATCGCCAGAATTGCACGAAGCGGTTTTATGCAACAAAAAGAATTGGAGTATGTGGAAGCGGCAAAGTCCATTGGTTTACACCCGGTTAAAATTGTGTTCAGAGAAATCTTGCCAAATATTTATTCTCCGCTCATTGTTGCTGGTTCCGTAGCTTTTGCCATCGCTCTATTGGCAGAAGCATCATTAAGCTATTTAGGTCTTGGCGTACAGCCTCCAGACCCGAGTTTGGGCTATATGCTTAAGGAATCCCAAGAGTACTTAAGCACGAGCCCTTGGTATGCCCTGGCACCGGGAATTACCATTACAATGATTGTTTTAGGATTTTATATGCTGAGTAATGGCGTGAGGGATATGACGGATGTGCACGGAAGGTAG
- a CDS encoding ABC transporter permease: MAYVIRRFILLFATLVLISLITFLVFQILPGDPVRVMLGPDADEAQIETMTKQLGLDEPKYRQYLHLVAGFLQGDMGTSLRFSRPVLDLIMERLPVTLSLSFMSLMIVVIVSIPLGIYTAKRENKASDLFLSSFTQLGMAVPSFFVGILFILLFGITFQLFATGGYVPWSESVSGALRSLFLPALTIAIPQIAISFRYIRNAILVQSKLDYVRTIRSKGISEKIILYKHVLKNAMIPILTVFGLIIAEVVAGTIVVEQVFSLPGIGRLLITSVNYRDFPVIEGVVLYIAFVVVITNFLVDICYSILDPRIRLR; this comes from the coding sequence GTGGCCTATGTTATTCGACGATTTATTTTATTGTTTGCAACACTTGTCCTGATCTCCTTGATTACGTTTCTTGTTTTTCAAATTCTGCCGGGGGATCCTGTAAGGGTGATGCTGGGGCCGGATGCTGATGAGGCGCAGATTGAAACAATGACGAAGCAACTTGGTTTGGATGAGCCTAAATATAGACAATATCTCCATTTGGTAGCAGGCTTTTTACAAGGAGATATGGGAACGTCATTGCGATTTTCCCGGCCGGTATTGGATTTGATCATGGAGCGGTTGCCGGTTACTCTGTCGCTTTCATTTATGTCGCTCATGATTGTCGTTATTGTCTCCATCCCGCTTGGCATTTACACCGCCAAACGGGAGAATAAGGCCAGTGACTTATTCCTGTCATCATTTACACAGCTCGGGATGGCGGTTCCCAGTTTCTTCGTTGGGATACTATTCATTTTACTGTTTGGTATCACCTTTCAGCTGTTTGCTACGGGTGGATATGTGCCCTGGAGCGAGAGTGTTTCGGGTGCTCTGCGCTCCTTGTTCCTGCCAGCACTTACCATAGCCATCCCGCAAATTGCTATCAGTTTTCGCTATATTCGGAATGCGATTTTAGTGCAATCAAAATTAGATTATGTGCGCACCATCCGGAGTAAAGGGATTTCGGAAAAAATTATCCTTTATAAGCATGTGCTAAAAAATGCCATGATTCCTATTTTGACAGTGTTTGGCTTGATTATTGCGGAAGTTGTTGCAGGAACGATTGTCGTGGAACAAGTATTCTCGCTCCCAGGTATTGGCCGGTTGCTAATCACCTCGGTCAATTACCGCGATTTCCCCGTGATAGAAGGGGTTGTACTGTATATCGCATTTGTTGTCGTTATCACCAATTTTTTGGTAGACATCTGTTATTCCATCTTAGATCCCAGGATTCGCTTAAGGTAG
- a CDS encoding ABC transporter substrate-binding protein → MLTLQRKNVMLLIGILLFCFMISGCSSKESGGDASKKKEITVRINSDPDFLDPHKAEASITDRMMLNVFEGLMNPTTEGGVEPGIAEKYEVSDDGLIYTFTLRDGVKFHNNEPVTAEDVVYSFNRITGKETGEPLSEDFTDIKKVDTPDDKTVVIKLKQPNSSFLNKLTGKNAAIIPKANEEHHNDSPIGTGPFKFVEYNPENNLVLEKFDDYWKDGIPYLDKVTFAFQVDDSSAFLNLQSGQIDISDVPEHKTAELGDDYSIIEQNNNSVFLLGLNNAEKPFNDVKVRQALNYAIDKDQIIEATFSGHATKVGSNMSPAMGAYYKEDLVDYYDYDVDKAKKLLAEAGYPDGFSTTLTVSSHNDVYSESAQVVAEQLKKIGINVEIKVVEWATWLENVYTDKQYDMTLIDFTGKLDPYEILGRYSSKLSSRNLTNFDNPEYDQLMDDALVEPSEEKRIDMYKQAQEILTEQAAAVFICDYQTLWGLHNLEGFKKYPIFYLDMSEIKPK, encoded by the coding sequence GTGTTGACCTTGCAGCGGAAAAACGTGATGCTATTGATCGGGATACTTCTTTTTTGTTTCATGATTAGTGGCTGTTCGAGTAAGGAAAGTGGTGGCGATGCAAGCAAGAAAAAAGAAATCACGGTTCGCATTAACAGTGACCCGGATTTTCTTGACCCGCATAAGGCCGAGGCATCGATTACCGACCGTATGATGCTGAATGTTTTTGAAGGTTTGATGAACCCAACGACAGAAGGTGGCGTGGAACCCGGCATTGCTGAGAAATATGAGGTGTCGGATGATGGACTTATCTATACATTTACATTACGTGATGGCGTGAAATTTCATAATAATGAACCGGTTACCGCGGAAGATGTCGTCTATTCATTTAATCGCATCACCGGAAAAGAAACAGGAGAACCGTTATCAGAGGATTTTACCGATATCAAAAAGGTTGATACACCCGATGATAAAACAGTCGTCATTAAGTTGAAACAACCAAATTCAAGTTTTTTGAATAAGCTCACAGGAAAAAATGCTGCCATTATTCCAAAAGCCAATGAGGAACACCATAATGATAGCCCGATTGGAACAGGTCCATTCAAATTTGTGGAATACAATCCGGAAAATAATCTGGTATTGGAAAAATTCGATGATTACTGGAAAGATGGCATCCCATATTTGGACAAGGTCACGTTTGCATTCCAGGTTGATGATTCATCGGCATTCTTAAATTTGCAATCCGGCCAAATTGATATATCCGATGTACCGGAGCATAAGACCGCAGAGTTAGGTGACGATTATTCCATTATTGAGCAAAACAATAACTCGGTGTTTTTATTGGGTCTTAATAATGCGGAAAAACCATTTAATGATGTGAAAGTACGACAGGCGCTCAATTATGCGATTGATAAGGATCAAATCATCGAGGCAACATTCTCCGGGCATGCCACGAAGGTTGGTTCCAATATGAGTCCGGCAATGGGGGCATATTATAAGGAAGATTTGGTAGATTACTATGATTACGATGTGGATAAAGCGAAAAAGCTGTTGGCTGAAGCGGGTTATCCGGATGGTTTTTCAACTACCTTAACTGTTTCATCCCATAATGATGTGTATTCGGAGTCAGCTCAAGTGGTTGCTGAACAATTGAAAAAAATAGGTATTAATGTGGAGATCAAAGTGGTTGAATGGGCAACATGGTTGGAGAATGTGTATACGGATAAACAATATGACATGACCTTAATTGACTTTACCGGGAAACTCGATCCGTATGAAATTTTGGGACGCTACTCATCCAAGTTAAGCAGCCGAAACCTCACGAATTTTGACAATCCGGAATATGACCAGCTCATGGACGATGCATTGGTTGAACCATCCGAAGAAAAACGTATCGATATGTACAAACAAGCCCAGGAAATCCTGACTGAACAAGCAGCAGCTGTCTTTATCTGTGATTATCAAACACTATGGGGACTGCATAACTTGGAAGGTTTTAAAAAATACCCGATCTTCTACCTGGACATGTCAGAAATCAAACCAAAATAA
- a CDS encoding P1 family peptidase, producing the protein MKKGSIIDVPGIKVGHIENTDAVTGCTVVLTENGACAGVEVRGSAPGTKETDLLDPVNTVNEVHGIVLTGGSAFGLDAASGVMQYLEEHDIGLDVGVAKVPIVPAAALFDLPVGNGNIRPDKQMGYQAAKKAAIHDFSEGNVGAGCGATVGKITGLENCMKGGLGTASIDLGDGVVVGAVVAVNAFGDVRDPETGEILAGPYDRKEEKLIDSLEFMQHHSRQSILPGANTTIGVIAVNAELTKAQARKVAQMAHNGYARTIFPVHTMQDGDTIFVLATGGKRVTTDLIGTMAAKAMEQAIVSAIKHAEGIPGIPSYQDVK; encoded by the coding sequence ATGAAAAAAGGAAGCATCATCGATGTTCCAGGGATAAAGGTTGGTCATATAGAAAATACTGATGCAGTCACAGGCTGTACCGTCGTCTTAACGGAAAACGGTGCATGTGCCGGTGTTGAAGTTAGGGGTTCTGCACCAGGGACCAAGGAAACTGATTTGCTGGATCCTGTAAACACGGTTAATGAGGTGCATGGGATTGTTTTAACCGGTGGCAGTGCATTCGGACTCGATGCCGCATCAGGAGTCATGCAGTATTTAGAGGAACATGATATTGGTCTTGACGTTGGGGTTGCAAAAGTTCCGATTGTACCTGCCGCTGCTTTATTTGATTTACCCGTTGGCAATGGGAATATCCGCCCAGACAAACAAATGGGTTATCAGGCGGCAAAAAAAGCTGCGATCCATGATTTTTCCGAGGGGAATGTTGGCGCTGGATGTGGTGCAACGGTGGGCAAAATTACTGGTCTTGAAAACTGCATGAAAGGTGGACTTGGTACGGCTTCTATCGATTTGGGTGATGGCGTCGTTGTCGGTGCTGTTGTTGCTGTCAATGCTTTCGGTGATGTGCGCGACCCAGAAACTGGCGAGATACTTGCCGGACCGTATGACAGGAAGGAAGAAAAGCTCATCGACAGTCTGGAATTTATGCAGCATCATTCAAGACAAAGTATCTTGCCAGGTGCGAACACGACAATTGGGGTGATTGCTGTCAATGCTGAACTGACAAAAGCACAAGCAAGGAAAGTGGCGCAAATGGCTCACAATGGCTATGCGAGAACGATTTTCCCGGTACATACCATGCAAGACGGCGACACCATTTTTGTCCTGGCAACCGGTGGCAAACGGGTAACAACTGACCTCATTGGCACGATGGCGGCAAAAGCAATGGAACAAGCCATCGTTAGTGCCATCAAACATGCAGAAGGTATTCCCGGAATTCCGTCGTATCAAGATGTGAAGTAG
- a CDS encoding oligopeptide/dipeptide ABC transporter ATP-binding protein, producing MDGEVPSPANPPSGCAFQTRCPLAMDICKQQRPVLQGIGTGRSVACHLHNKKSETKKEKVAQ from the coding sequence GTGGATGGAGAAGTGCCAAGTCCAGCGAACCCGCCATCGGGATGTGCGTTTCAGACAAGATGTCCGCTGGCAATGGATATTTGTAAACAGCAAAGACCAGTGCTCCAAGGCATCGGAACAGGTCGTTCGGTTGCCTGTCATCTGCACAATAAAAAATCAGAAACGAAAAAGGAGAAGGTTGCCCAATGA
- a CDS encoding MBL fold metallo-hydrolase — MKVTVIGYWGGFPGVKEATSGYLLQHDGFHLLLDCGSGVLAQLQAFINVEELDAVLLSHYHHDHVADIGPLQFGRLVKTYLKSNMESLPIYGHALDSDKFNHLTYKNATTGIAYDPDQTLKIGPFMIEFIETKHPVTCYAMRITAGDTVVVYTADTSMFPELVAFSKGADLLISECSLYQEQDGLPMGHMNSVDVGQLANDADVSELLLTHLPHYGDHQDLLHQAKEIYHGKIALASTGWTWGCK; from the coding sequence TTGAAAGTAACAGTAATTGGTTATTGGGGCGGTTTTCCCGGAGTAAAAGAGGCAACATCAGGCTATCTGTTGCAACATGATGGTTTCCATTTATTACTTGACTGTGGCAGTGGCGTACTTGCTCAATTGCAGGCTTTTATCAATGTGGAGGAGCTTGATGCGGTGCTACTCTCCCATTATCATCACGACCATGTGGCAGATATTGGTCCGCTACAATTCGGTCGGCTGGTGAAGACATATCTTAAATCGAATATGGAAAGTCTCCCAATATACGGGCATGCCCTGGACAGCGACAAGTTTAACCATCTTACATATAAAAACGCGACAACAGGGATTGCTTATGATCCGGATCAGACGTTAAAAATTGGTCCGTTCATGATTGAATTTATCGAAACCAAGCATCCGGTTACTTGTTATGCCATGCGGATTACAGCGGGAGATACGGTTGTTGTATATACAGCGGATACAAGTATGTTCCCCGAACTTGTTGCGTTTTCCAAGGGGGCGGATTTGCTGATTAGTGAATGCAGTTTGTACCAGGAACAGGATGGTTTGCCAATGGGTCATATGAATAGCGTGGATGTTGGGCAATTGGCAAATGATGCCGACGTATCGGAGCTGCTGTTAACCCACTTGCCGCATTATGGAGACCATCAAGATTTATTGCATCAGGCCAAGGAAATTTACCACGGAAAGATAGCGCTTGCCTCCACTGGGTGGACATGGGGCTGTAAATAG
- a CDS encoding DUF2165 family protein, which yields MDMGGSTFGLGIRISKSVLVLSFAVFATLVVLGNVTDYYTNFEFVTHVLSMDETFNDDIMYRAITNETIHHIGYILIILIEAFIMVSCWVGGINMLRHLKSDPAAFHQSKLWGMIGLTAGLALWFLGFQAIAGEWFGMWMNADWNGIPDATRLTLFLLGTLIFLTMKNDDMETTKK from the coding sequence ATGGATATGGGAGGGTCCACTTTTGGTCTCGGTATTAGAATATCGAAAAGTGTTTTGGTTTTATCTTTTGCTGTTTTTGCAACACTTGTTGTTTTGGGCAATGTTACCGACTACTACACCAACTTTGAATTTGTAACGCATGTGTTAAGCATGGATGAGACATTTAACGATGATATTATGTATCGAGCCATCACAAACGAAACCATACATCACATTGGTTATATTCTCATTATTTTGATCGAGGCTTTCATTATGGTGAGTTGTTGGGTAGGTGGAATTAACATGCTGCGACATCTTAAAAGTGATCCAGCAGCTTTTCATCAGTCAAAATTATGGGGTATGATTGGTTTAACGGCAGGCCTTGCCCTATGGTTCCTGGGGTTTCAGGCTATTGCAGGCGAATGGTTCGGTATGTGGATGAATGCGGACTGGAACGGAATTCCCGATGCTACAAGATTAACGTTATTTCTTTTGGGAACGCTCATATTTCTTACAATGAAAAATGATGACATGGAAACTACTAAAAAGTGA
- a CDS encoding type II toxin-antitoxin system RelE family toxin encodes MFRLELSRDASRFVKKLDPKNKKRVTNALLEIAESPLQASNIKKLTNYNLYRKRLGDIRIIYEIFDDELIVYVVRIGNRGQIYRNL; translated from the coding sequence ATGTTTCGATTAGAATTAAGTAGAGATGCCTCCAGGTTTGTAAAAAAGTTAGATCCAAAGAATAAAAAGAGAGTGACCAATGCATTGTTAGAAATCGCAGAAAGCCCACTGCAGGCATCTAACATCAAAAAATTAACGAATTACAACTTATATCGCAAACGGTTAGGAGATATAAGGATTATTTATGAAATCTTTGATGATGAACTAATTGTTTATGTAGTAAGAATAGGAAATAGAGGACAAATTTATAGAAATTTGTAA
- a CDS encoding metallophosphoesterase produces the protein MKKMSFAIAAFIAFVIACCAKIYQETHYFKLKRVTFNSSKLPAGSSFTILQMADLHNHNFGSNNETLIHTIKSSNADIIVLTGDVIDRTTKNLKYVFSLIDELTAINQNVFFVSGNHEWANALSEEFFNGLHERGVIILDNQNTQITKDMMTLHIAGVGDASTEHEDLHQAFHQIGDDYYTILLSHSPDITETYYAIPADLILSGHTHGGQVRFPFIGALVAPGQGFFPKRTKGTYTIEPNRYLYIDSGLGTTRLPVRFLNQSQLSLITIVGSK, from the coding sequence ATGAAGAAGATGAGCTTTGCCATCGCGGCGTTCATAGCGTTTGTTATTGCATGCTGCGCTAAGATTTATCAGGAAACACATTATTTCAAACTTAAGCGGGTTACATTTAACAGCAGTAAACTTCCAGCGGGATCCAGCTTTACGATTTTGCAAATGGCCGACCTGCATAACCACAATTTTGGATCCAACAATGAAACATTGATCCATACCATAAAATCATCCAATGCTGACATTATTGTGTTGACCGGCGACGTGATTGATAGAACAACGAAAAATTTAAAATATGTTTTTTCGTTAATCGATGAGCTGACCGCAATCAATCAGAATGTTTTCTTTGTATCCGGTAACCATGAGTGGGCAAATGCACTTTCGGAAGAGTTTTTCAATGGTCTGCACGAACGTGGCGTTATTATCCTGGATAATCAGAACACGCAAATCACAAAGGATATGATGACCCTTCATATAGCTGGCGTCGGTGATGCTTCAACAGAACATGAAGATCTCCATCAAGCCTTTCATCAAATTGGCGATGATTACTATACCATTTTGCTGTCTCATTCACCCGACATTACCGAAACTTATTATGCTATACCGGCCGATCTGATTTTGAGCGGGCATACGCATGGGGGACAGGTTCGTTTTCCTTTTATCGGGGCATTGGTGGCACCAGGTCAGGGATTTTTCCCGAAACGTACGAAAGGAACATACACAATTGAGCCGAATCGGTATCTGTATATTGACAGCGGGCTTGGCACGACCAGACTGCCAGTGCGATTTTTAAACCAAAGTCAGTTGAGTTTAATTACGATCGTTGGAAGTAAATGA
- a CDS encoding alkaline phosphatase, producing the protein MFMRNKVWVVIVICILAVGGIIGISGLTSDAVSSKADDTSPDNEKVKNVIVLIGDGMGPSYTTAYRYMKDNPSTQQMEETVFDQYLTGMAKTYSNDKDENVTDSAAAATAMAAGIKTYNGAISVDKNEQPVETVLEAAKKNGKSTGLVSTSQITHATPGAFGAHNESRDNYDEIADDYYDEMIDGKHKIDVMLGGGVDNFDRDDRNLINEFKNDGYHYVTTAEDMNNNKNARLLGLFAQVGMKKAIDREPSTPSLAEMTNAALKQLNKNEDGFFLMVEGSQIDWGGHDNDAVSVMSEMDDFAKAFQAAIAYAKEHGDTQVIMTADHSTGGLSIGRDGDYNFDTEAIKAAKRTPEYMAEQIIDGASVEYILNKYVTFDLTDTELTDVKKAAATEDVDTLHQAISDVFNERAGIGFTTGGHTGVDVPVYAYGPHSERFSGLIENTDIANEVFTFVR; encoded by the coding sequence ATGTTCATGCGAAATAAAGTATGGGTAGTTATTGTTATTTGTATCCTTGCTGTCGGCGGAATAATCGGAATAAGCGGGTTAACTTCAGATGCAGTTAGTAGTAAAGCAGACGATACATCACCAGACAATGAAAAAGTTAAAAATGTAATTGTATTAATTGGAGACGGAATGGGACCATCTTATACAACAGCATACCGTTACATGAAAGATAATCCTTCCACTCAACAAATGGAAGAAACCGTTTTTGATCAGTATTTAACAGGGATGGCTAAAACATACTCCAATGATAAGGACGAAAATGTAACCGACTCAGCTGCGGCCGCAACCGCTATGGCAGCAGGAATCAAAACATATAATGGTGCTATTTCCGTTGATAAGAATGAACAACCAGTGGAAACCGTATTAGAGGCAGCGAAAAAGAATGGAAAATCTACAGGATTGGTATCGACATCACAGATTACCCATGCTACACCTGGAGCCTTTGGTGCACATAACGAATCACGAGATAATTATGATGAAATTGCAGATGATTATTATGATGAGATGATCGATGGGAAACATAAGATAGATGTTATGCTTGGCGGTGGGGTAGATAACTTTGATCGAGACGACCGCAATTTAATTAACGAGTTTAAAAACGATGGTTACCATTACGTTACCACCGCTGAAGATATGAATAATAACAAGAATGCAAGATTACTAGGTTTATTCGCCCAAGTAGGAATGAAGAAGGCGATTGATCGTGAACCGTCCACGCCTTCGCTGGCTGAAATGACAAATGCAGCACTAAAGCAATTAAACAAGAATGAGGATGGCTTTTTCCTAATGGTTGAAGGTAGTCAGATCGACTGGGGCGGACATGATAATGATGCGGTGAGTGTTATGAGTGAAATGGATGATTTCGCAAAAGCGTTTCAAGCTGCCATTGCATACGCAAAGGAGCATGGTGATACCCAAGTCATCATGACAGCAGATCACTCGACAGGTGGTTTATCGATAGGGCGCGACGGGGACTATAATTTTGATACGGAGGCAATTAAAGCAGCAAAACGTACCCCGGAGTATATGGCTGAACAAATAATTGATGGAGCATCGGTTGAATATATTCTCAATAAATATGTAACATTTGACTTAACTGATACGGAATTAACAGATGTGAAAAAAGCTGCTGCTACGGAAGACGTTGATACACTGCACCAAGCCATTTCAGATGTATTTAATGAACGAGCGGGCATTGGATTTACAACAGGCGGACATACTGGTGTTGATGTACCAGTCTACGCATATGGACCACATAGTGAGCGTTTTTCCGGTTTGATTGAGAACACAGATATTGCTAATGAAGTCTTTACATTTGTGAGATAA